The nucleotide window GCCGCCCTTTTCATTCTTTTTGGTGGTAAAGCCGGGCTTGAAAATCTCTTCCCATAAATTTTCCGGGATGCCGGCGCCGTTGTCGCACACGTCGATTTGCAACTCATCGTAGGCATGTTTAACGTTGCATACGATTTGCGGCGGGCGGCCGTCGCTGTGGCGCAGAGCGTTGTTGAACAATTCATCGAGCACATAACTAAAATCAGCCTCCGCAATGCGGGCGCGCGGCAACGGCGAAGTTGCTTCCAGATGCAAACCGGGATGTCCGCGCTGCTCTATCAAATTCTTAATAACAGCCACTACATCGGTGTAATACTCGGCGCTCAGGCGATGCTTGAGCGTCGCGATGGTTTTGCGGATGTGCCCCTGCAGCCGCACAACTTCCACCATCACGCCGCCGTCTAATTTTTCGTTGTTCATGAGCGTGCGGCGCATTTGAGCGAGGCGGGTTCTAAAAAGATGCCAGTGCTTTTCCAATTCATGCGCCAGATCGATGGCAAAATTATTGGCGTATTGGTACGTCAAAATCGCGCCGGTCTCTTGTTTGAGAATTGCCGCGGTGTTGCGCAAGACCTGCATCAAGTTCTCGCGCATCGCCGGCGAGATTTCGGTTTCAGCTTGCAGGTTTTCAGCATAAAAGGCCAGCCGGTTCATTAATTGATGAATCAAACTGCCGTGATCGAACGCATGTAATCT belongs to Cytophagia bacterium CHB2 and includes:
- a CDS encoding sensor histidine kinase translates to QAVFVLRPLLVSASVMILAMIALRVKRLARARPASLEMLQVRLHAFDHGSLIHQLMNRLAFYAENLQAETEISPAMRENLMQVLRNTAAILKQETGAILTYQYANNFAIDLAHELEKHWHLFRTRLAQMRRTLMNNEKLDGGVMVEVVRLQGHIRKTIATLKHRLSAEYYTDVVAVIKNLIEQRGHPGLHLEATSPLPRARIAEADFSYVLDELFNNALRHSDGRPPQIVCNVKHAYDELQIDVCDNGAGIPENLWEEIFKPGFTTKKNEKGGFGLYHIRQRVEKVGGKLFVAASTPGEATTMRLYLKTEI